GAAGGACTTCCCATAATGGGCACATGTGCTGGCTTGATAATGCTCTCGAAGGAGATCATAGGGGCAACACCGGAGCAGAAGTTCCTTGAGCTCCTCGACGTTAAGGTTAACAGGAACGCCTACGGCAGGCAGGTGGACAGCTTTGAAGCTCCTATAAAGCTCGCCTTCAGCGACGAGCCCGTCATAGGTGTCTTCATCCGCGCCCCGAGGATAGTGGAGCTTTTGAGCGATAAAGTCAAACCAATAGCCTGGCTCGGCGACAGGGTTGTTGGCGTTGAGCAGGACAACATAATCGGCCTGGAGTTCCACCCCGAGCTGACCGACGACACGAGGGTTCACGAATACTTTTTGAGGAAGGCACTTTGATTGACTTTTTAGTGTTAAAATTTGTCAAAAAACTTTTTATTTTTGCACTTCTTTTGTCAATCAGGTGATAGCGTGAGCGAGCTCAAGACTGTGGTGTGTCCCTACTGCGGCTTTGGCTGTAAGCTGCTCATAGACCCAAAAACCCTGAAGGTAAAACCCCACCGCGGCGAGCCAAACAGGGGAAAGCTCTGCCCGAAAGGTCTCTACGCGACCGAGATAGTTGCCTCAAAGGACAGGCTCAAGAGGCCCCTTAAGAGAGTCGGCTCGGCGATGGTTCCGATAAGCTGGGGCAAGGCGGTTGAGGAGATAGCGAATAAACTTCTCGAAATCCGCGAGCTCTACGGCCCGGATGCGGTCGCTTTCATAGCTTCATCGAAGGTAAGCAACGAGGAGAACTACCTCCTCCAGAAGATAGCGCGCCTCTTTGGAACAAACAACATTGACAACTGTGCTCGCTTATGCCACGAAGCTTCGGTTCACGCCCTTAAGCTGGCCGTAGGGACCGGTGCTCAAACCAACCCCTACGAAGACCTTGAGGGCTTCAACGCGATACTCATCTGGGGCTACAACCCGGCCGAGACTCACCCGGTTGTCATGGACTACATCCTGAAGGCAAAGCGGAAAGGGGCGAAGATAATCGTCGTTGACGTGAGGGAAACGAGGACGATGGCCTTCGCTGATTATAAGCTCGTGATAAGGTCCGGAACCGACATAACCCTCGCCAACGCCATGATGCACGTGATAATCCGCGAGGAGCTCTACGATGAGGACTTCGTCCGTTCGCGGACGAGCGGTTTTTCAGAGGTCAAGATGGCGGTGAGGAAGTACACGCCCGAGTACGCTGAGAGAATAACCGGAATTCCGACGGGGACCATAAGGGAAGTTGCGAGGGCCTTCGCATTATCTGGAAGCGGTGCTATCATGTGGGGGATGGGTCTTACACAGCACGTCTCGGGCGTGGAAAACGTTTTGGCCGTTATAGACCTCGCCCTACTGCTCGGCTACATAGGCGAGCGCGGCGGCCTCTACCCGATGCGCGGCCAGAACAACGTGCAGGGAGCGGCTTACATGGGCGCTCTCAGCGAGTTCCTGCCCGGTTACGTTCCTCTAACGGACGAGCGCTTCAGGAAGCGCGTCGCATCTCTCTGGGGCGTTGAGGACCTTCCAACGGAGAGGGGCCTCTACCTGACGGAGCTGTGGGATGAAATAGAGGAAGGCAACGTGAGGGCACTCTACATCGTCGGCGAGAATCCGGCCGTCAGCGAGGCCGACTTCACCAGAGTCAGAGAAGCCCTTAGAAAGCTCGACCTCCTCGTCGTTCAGGACATCTTCCCAACGAGAACGGCCCGCTATGCCCACTACCTCCTACCGGCCTCGGCCTTCTGCGAGAAGAGTGGAAGCTACATGAACAGCGAGAGGAGGATCCAGTGGAGCGAGAAGGTTTGTGAACCCTACGCAGACTCAAAACCCGACTGGGAGATTCTGACGATGCTCGGAAGGGCACTCGGTTTGCCCGGTTTCAACTATTCGAGCGTCGAGGAAGTAACTGCGGAATATTTCAGGCTCTTTCCAGAGCTTGAGGAGAGGACCGTCGAGGAGCTGAAGAACTCAGACGGAATACTCCTGCCTAAGAAGAGGCTCCACACGTGGGAGTTCGCCACACCTGATGGAAAGGCGAGGCTTGTAGCGGTTGAGCAAATATCGCCCTAGGAGACGCCCGATATGGAATATCCCTTCGTTCTCACGACGGTGAGGCTGATAAGCCACTACAACACGGGCGAGATGACGCTTAGGAGCCCCTCACTGGTCAGGCTGATGGGCGAGCCGAAGGCACTGATAAACGAGAAGGACGCG
The sequence above is drawn from the Thermococcus pacificus genome and encodes:
- the pdxT gene encoding pyridoxal 5'-phosphate synthase glutaminase subunit PdxT — translated: MVKVGVIGLQGDVSEHIEAAKKALENLGVSGEVIWLKKPEQLEGVSAIIIPGGESTTISRLMVKNGLFEPVKKLGEEGLPIMGTCAGLIMLSKEIIGATPEQKFLELLDVKVNRNAYGRQVDSFEAPIKLAFSDEPVIGVFIRAPRIVELLSDKVKPIAWLGDRVVGVEQDNIIGLEFHPELTDDTRVHEYFLRKAL